The following proteins come from a genomic window of Trifolium pratense cultivar HEN17-A07 linkage group LG4, ARS_RC_1.1, whole genome shotgun sequence:
- the LOC123921803 gene encoding uncharacterized protein LOC123921803, whose translation MPNLNNNRTSPVENHRRGKLPEKSSSFYGQNSATAAGVKLRRPKTMPELGPDRKRAAMTTTAAEIFPKQPPKFLLKVMMIGSLGPVQVLMTPESTVGDLITAAVRLYVKEGRRPILPSNEASYFDLHYSQFSLESLDRNEKLREIGSRNFFICPKNNIGESDGVDDSVTVSFGSCSTQAEKPCKGFGWLSKVYSFML comes from the exons ATGCCGAACCTCAACAACAACCGTACCAGTCCGGTGGAAAATCACCGGCGAGGTAAATTACCAGAGAAATCGTCTTCTTTTTACGGTCAGAATTCTGCGACGGCGGCTGGTGTAAAACTCCGGCGGCCGAAGACTATGCCGGAACTTGGACCGGATAGGAAGCGTGCGGCAATGACGACGACGGCGGCTGAGATTTTTCCGAAACAGCCGCCGAAGTTTCTGCTTAAGGTTATGATGATAGGGAGCCTTGGTCCGGTGCAAGTTTTGATGACGCCGGAATCGACGGTGGGAGATTTGATAACGGCGGCGGTGCGGTTATATGTTAAGGAAGGTCGCCGTCCAATCTTGCCGTCGAATGAGGCTTCATACTTCGATCTTCATTATTCTCAGTTCAGCTTGGAAA GTTTAGATAGAAATGAGAAGCTGAGGGAAATTGGATCAAGGAATTTCTTCATCTGTCCAAAGAACAACATTGGAGAGAGTGATGGTGTAGATGATAGCGTAACGGTGTCGTTTGGTTCGTGTTCCACACAAGCTGAAAAACCGTGCAAAGGTTTCGGTTGGTTGAGTAAGGTGTATAGTTTCATGCTATGA
- the LOC123922170 gene encoding uncharacterized protein LOC123922170: protein MAGEHGNNDNSSVSTLQAAVVEIRRLQTQIAAIEAERAHEKEKAKMISKEEEGESVMDVQPLAQHLWDTQVLEAIKVPHLPTFDGKTDHREHLMAIGTQTAIINASEHLKCKLLAGTFKDVALRWYMNLPRNSIESYADFHKKFIHQFAGSKHVKVTSTSLFSIRQNHSESLRSFLARFSEATIKVSNPNQEMFVAAFHNGLRAGHFNESLAQKPASSMQEVNKRAECYIKGKESNAEKRQRDAKEKEYVGRTTKAPDHQRQKAGGHQGDSWQRRHGKPYHQPSRREFRNHPASGEFTPLNTSKAYVLDEILASGLANLPARRTNNIPMGLDDSAWCSYHRCRGHSTEKCFRPRDLIEELIKSGHLRKFIEDATQGRVVVPKIPRQEPRNTPGSGKESPKGRISVNTIAGGFSGGGESSSTRKRYVRRAISEIYLVRQPQPLAVPDLAFTVKDGLEVAPHDDDPLVIQVQILNCDVKRVLIDSGSSADIMYWEAFKAMQLAEEQLQPYAGTLVGFSGEQVDVMGYASLLTTFGEGSNAKTIKVRYLVVKTPFTSYNIIIGRPAFNTLGAAMSTLYLAIKYPLDNGEVGTVRGDQILAKKCYESSLKIRHKTSNSSVVFEGRQTTVPGGINIIENSDMDPREEFQDKRVSPIEDLEQVQIGEHPHQTTSLGTALTHQERGKIIKILKDNADLFAWKPSDMPGIDEGVITHKLSISPSTKPISQRKRKVGEERRAAIAEEVEKLKEVGFIEEIKYPSWLANVVMVKKANEKWRMCVDFTDLNKACLKDTYPLPNIDRLIDGASGCKMLSFMDAYSGYNQIKMNPADARHTAFMSNTCNYFYNVMPFGLNNAGATYQRLMDRVFSEQIGKNLEVYIDDMVVKTSEENQHDDDLLDILRSVRKYNMRLNPAKCSFGVQAGKFLGFMLTHRGIEANPEKCQAIIDMRSPTSVKEVQKLTGRIAALSRFLSCAGEKGFHFFTSLKKNERFSWTPECEEAFKQLKEFLASPPILTRPLPGNTLYLYLAVSDRALSSALVQEVEGEEKPIYFVSRTLRGAEIRYQRIERLSLAVVVTARKLRQYFQSHKVVVRTDYPIKNVLRKPDLAGRMVAWSVELSEFDITFSPRGAIKSQRLADFVLEMSTPPITEKTSPWTLSVDGASNVRGSGAGIVLKGPDGVMIEQSLRFAFKASNNQAEHEALIAGMKLAKDMEVKDVKAMSDSQLVTNQVSEKFQTKEPQLIKYVEGVQNLAKCFNSFELVYVPREQNMRADLLSKLASTKKPGSHKTVIQETIKTPSISGEDLMMVIEEEDWRSPIIRYLQNDELPKEKEKAFKLKKMAAWYSMVGDKLYKRGFASPLLLCVSNEEAKRIMSEVHEGSCDSHIGSRALARKLLRAGFYWPDIHDDTAMYVRNCDKCQRHANLDHVPGEPLKSVLSPWPFFMWGVDIIGPFPVGYKQARWIIVAVDYFTKWIEAELVSSISAEQVKIFYWKKIICRFGLPKYIVSDNGTQFASESVVEFCRNKGIQNTFISVEHPQTNG, encoded by the coding sequence atggctggagaacacggAAATAACGATAATTCTAGTGTCAGTACTTTGCAAGCCGCCGTCGTGGAAATACGGCGTTTGCAGACTCAAATTGCGGCCATTGAGGCCGAAAGAGcacatgagaaagaaaaagcgaAAATGATTTCAAAAGAGGAGGAAGGAGAGAGCGTCATGGACGTACAACCTTTGGCACAACATTTATGGGATACTCAAGTCTTAGAAGCAATAaaggttcctcaccttcctactTTTGACGGAAAAACGGACCATCGGGAGCATTTGATGGCAATAGGAACACAAACTGCCATAATCAACGCTTCGGAACACCTAAAATGTAAATTACTAGCCGGTACCTTTAAGGACGTAGCCTTGCGTTGGTATATGAACCTTCCAAGGAATTCAATAGAAAGTTACGCTGATTTTCACAAAAAGTTCATCCACCAATTCGCCGGATCAAAACACGTGAAAGTCACGTCAACTAGCCTTTTTTCCATTCGCCAAAACCACAGCGAATCGTTACGCAGCTTTCTCGCCAGATTCAGCGAGGCCACCATTAAGGTTTCGAATCCAAACCAAGAGATGTTCGTGGCGGCTTTCCACAATGGATTGAGAGCAGGGCATTTCAACGAATCCTTAGCCCAAAAACCAGCATCATCGATGCAGGAGGTAAACAAGAGAGCGGAGTGTTACATAAAGGGCAAAGAGAGCaacgccgagaaaaggcaaagagaTGCCAAGGAGAAAGAATATGTGGGCCGTACTACTAAAGCGCCAGATCACCAGCGACAAAAGGCTGGAGGCCATCAAGGAGACTCATGGCAAAGGCGCCATGGTAAGCCCTACCATCAACCATCAAGGAGAGAGTTCAGGAACCATCCCGCCAGTGGAGAATTTACGCCATTAAATACTTCAAAAGCTTACGTGTTAGACGAAATTCTTGCCAGCGGTTTGGCAAACCTCCCCGCCAGAAGAACCAACAATATCCCCATGGGGCTCGACGACAGCGCTTGGTGCTCCTATCACAGATGCAGAGGTCATTCCACGGAGAAGTGTTTCCGCCCGAGAGATTTGATCGAGGAACTGATCAAAAGCGGCCACCTCCGAAAGTTCATTGAAGACGCAACACAGGGCCGAGTCGTCGTGCCTAAAATCCCTAGGCAAGAACCACGAAATACTCCCGGGTCAGGTAAAGAATCTCCCAAAGGAAGGATCTCTGTGAATACAATAGCAGGGGGATTCTCAGGAGGAGGCGAGTCAAGCTCGACGAGGAAACGATATGTGCGCCGCGCAATCTCAGAAATATACCTCGTGAGACAACCACAACCACTCGCCGTCCCGGATTTGGCATTCACGGTAAAGGATGGACTTGAGGTGGCACCTCACGATGATGACCCTCTGGTAATACAAGTCCAAATCCTGAACTGCGACGTAAAGAGAGTATTGATTGACTCAGGAAGCTCAGCAGATATTATGTACTGGGAGGCCTTtaaggccatgcaattagcagAGGAGCAGTTGCAACCATATGCCGGAACTTTGGTTGGATTTTCCGGAGAGCAGGTAGACGTAATGGGCTACGCCTCGTTACTCACTACCTTTGGAGAAGGGAGTAACGCCAAAACCATCAAGGTACGATATTTGGTAGTCAAAACTCCATTCACCTCCTACAACATTATCATAGGAAGACCCGCTTTCAACACCTTGGGCGCGGCCATGTCCACCCTATATCTAGCGATTAAATATCCTCTAGACAACGGAGAAGTAGGAACAGTTAGAGGCGATCAAATACTCGCCAAAAAGTGCTACGAGTCCAGTCTGAAGATAAGACATAAAACCTCCAATTCAAGTGTAGTATTTGAGGGAAGACAAACCACAGTTCCTGGTGGCATAAACATCATTGAGAATTCAGATATGGATCCCAGAGAAGAGTTCCAAGACAAGAGAGTgagccctatagaagacctggagcaAGTCCAAATTGGCGAACACCCACACCAGACAACCAGTTTAGGGACAGCGTTAACTCACCAAGAGAGAGGGAAAATCATCAAAATCCTGAAAGATAACGCTGACCTATTTGCGTGGAAGCCTTCAGACATGCCAGGAATAGATGAAGGGGTGATCACCCACAAGCTATCGATATCGCCCAGCACTAAACCAATCtctcaaagaaaaagaaaggtagGAGAAGAAAGGCGAGCTGCGATAGCAGAAGAAGTAGAGAAACTAAAAGAAGTTGGATTCATTGAGGAAATAAAATACCCTTCGTGGTTAGCAAAcgtcgtcatggtgaaaaaggccaacgAAAAATGGAGGATGTGCGTAGATTTTACGGATCTGAATAAGGCGTGTCTCAAAGACACATATCCTTTGCCCAACATAGATAGGTTGATAGACGGCGCTTCTGGATGCAAAATGTTGAGCTTcatggacgcctactccgggtataatcaaataaagatgaatcCCGCAGACGCCCGCCACACAGCCTTTATGTCTAACACctgcaattatttttacaacgtTATGCCTTTTGGGCTGAATAATGCGGGGGCGACATATCAAAGGCTGATGGACAGGGTATTCTCCGAACAAATAGGAAAGAACCTGGAAGTATACATTGATGACATGGTAGTGAAAACTTCCGAAGAGAACCAGCATGACGATGATCTTTTAGACATCCTGAGATCGGTAAGGAAATACAACATGAGGTTAAACCCAGCAAAATGTTCTTTCGGAGTGCAAGCAGGGAAATTCCTAGGTTTCATGCTCACCCACAGAGGAATAGAGGCCAACCCTGAAAAATGtcaagccatcatagacatgCGAAGTCCTACCTCCGTAAAAGAGGTTCAGAAGCTGACAGGAAGAATAGCGGCGTTGTCCAGGTTCCTATCATGCGCAGGCGAGAAAGGTTTTCATTTCTTTACATCTctaaagaaaaatgaaagattTTCATGGACGCCTGAGTGCGAGGAGGCTTTCAAACAATTAAAAGAATTCTTGGCATCTCCGCCCATCCTGACGCGCCCATTACCAGGCAATACTCTTTACCTTTATCTTGCAGTTTCCGATAGAGCCTTAAGTTCCGCTTTAGTTCAAGAGGTAGAGGGCGAGGAAAAACCCATATACTTCGTAAGTAGAACCCTTAGAGGAGCGGAGATAAGATATCAAAGGATCGAGAGGCTATCTCTCGCGGTAGTTGTCACAGCCAGGAAGTTAAGACAATACTTTCAAAGCCATAAAGTAGTTGTTAGGACAGATTACCCTATTAAGAATGTCCTCAGAAAGCCTGACTTAGCGGGAAGGATGGTAGCGTGGTCCGTCGAGTTGTCAGAATTTGACATCACTTTCTCACCTAGAGGGGCCATCAAGTCTCAAAGGTTGGCCGACTTTGTGTTAGAAATGTCTACCCCGCCAATAACTGAAAAAACTTCGCCTTGGACCCTATCAGTTGATGGAGCCTCCAACGTAAGGGGAAGTGGGGCTGGAATAGTACTAAAAGGACCAGATGGCGTTATGATAGAGCAATCACTACGTTTCGCCTTTAAAGCTAGCAACAATCAAGCCGAACACGAagctttgatagcaggaatgaagcTAGCGAAGGATATGGAAGTGAAGGATGTGAAAGCCATGAGCGATTCCCAACTGGTTACCAACCAGGTATCAGAGAAATTTCAAACGAAGGAGCCACAGTTAATCAAATATGTAGAGGGGGTACAAAATCTAGCCAAATGCTTCAACTCTTTTGAATTAGTTTATGTTCCCCGCGAGCAAAACATGAGGGCAGATTTGTTGTCAAAATTGGCGAGCACGAAAAAGCCAGGAAGTCATAAaaccgttatccaagaaacCATCAAAACTCCCAGCATTAGCGGGGAGGATCTGATGATGGTAATAGAAGAGGAAGATTGGAGGTCGCCCATAATCCGATACCTCCAAAATGACGAACTcccaaaggaaaaggaaaaggcgttcaaattaaaaaagatgGCGGCATGGTACTCCATGGTTGGGGATAAGCTTTACAAGAGAGGATTCGCTTCCCCCCTCCTTCTGTGTGTCAGCAATGAAGAAGCAAAGCGCATTATGTCCGAGGTGCATGAGGGTTCGTGCGACAGCCATATTGGTTCAAGAGCGTTAGCAAGAAAGTTATTAAGAGCAGGTTTTTACtggccagatatacatgatgataccgccatgtacGTAAGAAACTGCGATAAATGCCAGCGACACGCTAATTTAGATCACGTCCCAGGAGAGCCACTGAAGTCAGTATTATCCCCATGGCCTTTTTTCATGTGGGGCGTGGATATCATTGGTCCATTTCCAGTTGGGTACaaacaagcgcgatggatcatcgtcgccgtggattattttacaaaatggatAGAAGCAGAGCTAGTATCCAGTATTTCGGCGGAACAGGTTAAGatcttttattggaagaaaatcatttGCAGATTCGGATTGCCCAAGTATATTGTATCAGATAACGGCACCCAGTTCGCCAGTGAAAGTGTCGTAGAGTTCTGTCGAAACAAGGGAATCCAAAATACCTTCATATCGGTGGAGCATCCTCAAACTAACGGATAA